ATAGATGCGATTGTGAATCTGTTTCCTGCTGCTCTGTAAATGAATGAGGATCGGAGGAAAATGGGGAACAGAGGAATTCGTTTGGGATATGAATTTGTGTAAACCACAATGGACTACATAGACTCACCAAGCAACGActaatttttgggtttcttctgGATGAGAAGAACTGGGGAAGGTTGTTTCCACTTTGTAGTTGTGCAGAACAATGTGGTCGACAAGTTTTGTTTTTCCGAAATATTCACCGATCGATCTGAGATAAGATAAAAGCAATCGGACTCCTCTAATTCTATTTGCTTTTATTACCATTTATGCCTCACATCACACATAAGCAAGACAAAATGTACCGCCTTACCTTTGTACCGGATTAGACGGAATCAAAGAAAAAACGAGAGACTCACAAGAACTCCAATTTAAACTACAGTCGTTCCCATCCAATACTATAAAACATAACATAACAtaatattttatcaaaaaaaaacataacataATATTATAACAGAAACGCGTAATGAGatccatttaaaaaataaaaacgtcCAAATCCACCATGTCGGTGCGCCAAAATGACAAAACGTACGAGTCATATTGTTTTGGCCTTCTGGGCTGGGCGGGCTTAGGAGAacgaacccaaaaaaaaaatattcagatCAATTTGGGTTTTGGTGACTCGTGATCAATTTGGAACGTTAAATCCAAAATTTACACAAGATAGACAGAAGAGTGCTCAGTGTAACATCTGCTGCGacatatttttactttttttttttttaccgaaTGAAAGTTGATAAACTTTAACTTAAAATCAATACTtccattaaccaaaaaaaaccaatataCTTCCTAATTGGTATTGTATCAATAGTTTATTACCATTTTCCAAACTTTTATCCCATCTTTCATATATGAAAAAGGTTTTTACACTCCTACATGGGTAGATGTAATGTCTATTCTGACCATTGTATGGAGAGGTCATAGTCATTAATCAACTATGTATCACATTTTAGAATGTAATTCAGTCAAGTACCTTCTCATGTATTAAAATACATTCCATATATATCCATACATGTTTATAATACTCCAACAATTACTGTGCAATATTCTCCTATGACTCTTATATATTTTCCTGGatttttaatgatttaatctaTAGATTTAGGTGAACCCATCAGCTTAGCCATCCCCTGACTGATTAGAAAATCAACGGTAACTAGACCAAATTGTTATGTGGCCTATTGGTTTAGGGTAAACGTTGATTGACTACGGTTCTATTACTCAATTTCTTACATGTTCTGACACTTCTATTAACAAAGTCCAACCAGCCGATATGTACGTGTAAGTTCTTTCATTCTCATTAATTTCTTCTCCATATCAAATTCTAGGAAGGATAATTATAACTgatcttcccctttttcaaaccctaaatgatttgggaaagatgagttgtaggttttttttttcttaaaggggcatttttgtcactttactccttgattttaacactgttagtcataaactgatgGAATGGGTGCTTGTGTTAACGTTTGTGAACCTCAGGAAGGTACGTAGAACTATCCAAAACTGGGAGAAGGGGTGTAATTATattttcgttaaacctcagggatTGTATATGTAAATTACCCTAATATTTATAACACAAGCAGGGAGTAGATGCACGCTCCATTACAGTGGATACGTCCCAATCATTGCCTGTCTATGTTATATTATAATAGAAATGCGTTCGTCCACTAATAAGACAAGACGAGAGAGTGCCTTCTGGGCTTCGGAGAATGAACCCAAACAACAATCAATTTTGGGCCTGCCCCATAATAAAATCCATTCCAACAGACATCTTTGGGGGTTATAAGTTGGGTTATAAGTATCGGCGTCGGATTACCCATATTGGGCTATCCGTACCTATTTTGCAATTTGCTGATCTCAATACCGTATCAATATCACATCGATGTTATgttacggacaaggggtaaattagtttaaaaaaaattatttttaaagaagaaacaaaggcaaaTTTAGTTGATACAATCGATCCAATACCGCAGCGGTTTCCAAGttaacgaagaagaagaggtgagAGAGAAGGGACAGGaggaaaaaattacaaaaacacaCCCACTTAAAAAAGAGAGtgatatataaaattaagggtaaaaaggaaaataaaatatgattACAACATTGTGTTGTAACCGGATCGGTTACAAACAACTTtgcccttttttaaaaaaaaaaaaaatttaaaaaaaaaaaaaaaaaaaaaaaaaaaaaaaaaaaaaaaaaaaaaaaatttaatatttttttttttttataataaaaaaaaaaaaaaaaaaaaaaaaaaaaaaaaaaaaaatttttaaaaaaaaaaaaaaaaaaaaaaaacccacccccccccccccccccccccccccccccccccccccccccccccctaatcccccccccccccccccccccccccccccccccccccccccccccccccccccccccccccccccccccggagCAAGCTGCACTGCAGCACAGAGACCTTCAACCCTTAAATTATACAGttagtactttcttttccaCAAGCTGCTTCAAAAATCTTTTCATAGGCATCCTTCATGCAAGAAACGAGCATATTTGCATCAATAAATCCTTTTTCCGTTCTCATCACTACCCTTAGCTCACCCATGTAACTCACTATGGTGAAAAATACACTCTGCAACCCAAACACATCAATTTTAGCAACattagaaaaaataataaataaatcaagAGTAAGATCAGATACTTGATTGAGTTTGATCGAACACTACCTGTGGAGCACCAACCACACTGAAGTACATGCCATTAATGGGATGATCTGAAAGAGAAATCTTTTGTGTTGGACCAATCAAATTAGAAATCCCAATGCTTGTGTTCTTAAGAGTTGAATGGATGAACCTGGTTCCTGCCTATACAACAAGGAAATTAATTAATAAGGTTAATTAATTAGACCTCCTTAATTAAATGAGTATCATATCTCTAGCTAATTAATAGAAATTAAGGATCAATATATATTGCCATACCTCACGGCCGAAGACACTCTTTATCAAGTTCAATATTTTACCAGAGACATAAATAGCTGCagaatttctctttcttttaatcTGTGTCTTTGCTTTGACTATGAAGTTGAGGGGACAAAGGTTTTCAGAATAAGAGAATGATGGAATTGGTATGTTCAAGAAGCTACAGTGGTTGCCCCATACATTATTAGACTTCAACATATCTTCAATTCTCTTATATCCTCTCAACATTCTCATGTTCAAAATGACTAATGCATTCACACGTGCACCACAAGGATTTTGTTGTGTCATCCTTTTCGTGTACAGTTGGATTGTGTAGGATATTAAACCAATCACCACATCATTCACCGTCTGTTCAATCATTGAAAAGAGTCGTTAGcatgcatttaaaaaaaaaaaaacctaattctCCTAGCGTAAtcctaaaatgataaaaatagagGACTGTCAGGGTCCATTAGGGCTAGTTGGGCCTGAGTTGCAATATCCCAGCTGGACCTAgggttgagctagggttttaaaacagaCCTGGCCCACTCTCGCCCTGTTACACCCTTAGATTTTATCAGTGCATAAAACTCAGATTTTGAAAAGTATTTCACATAATTAATAAAGATGATGGTGCATCACTATCTACATTAACGATGCATGAAGGGACGGGTGTGTCTTAAAGTAAAGACAAAAATTCTATAAACACTTTTGATCTGTAGTTTTCCTCTTATTTAAATTTAGTGAATTGAATCATGATTCATTAATTATATTGTGccattttttatcatttaattGAAAATTAAGATCTTAaaacactctttttttttgtttttgtgtgatAAACATCTTAAAACACTTTCAATAACATAACTTTGTAATAAGAAAAACATAACtttgaaaataatattttaatcatGGGTTTCTTCCTAAAGGCTATCAGTCCACCGGTGTATCCAAGGGCGTATCCAGTGTACAAAATTCCCACCACTACGGAGTTTGGGGaaagtcataatgtacgcagctttaTCTTTACAcacaaaacaagagagagacagagagagagacttactgCTCCAACCTTTGACTTAACTCGTCGTATATGTTCGAGGGGGAAGGTAACAGATGAGAACTCAACCGGTTGAAGCTCCACACGCAGTGTCCCCGACCTAATAGCCGTCTTACTGTCTTCCAAAACTGTTCCTTGCAACAAGCTAACCACAGAATCAGAAACTGTGTTAAGACATTTTGACATCACCCTCGACACTGATCTGTACCATCTACTACTAATACTCCTCCCTCCTTCTGGCGATTTCCCAGATAAAGAAGGAAAGATAATGGGGAGAGACGGATCATCCACCCGTTTACACCATGAAAACACAGCACTCATAATCGAATAACCATCTCCAAGTGCATGACTCAGCTTGAATATAAGTGTTTGTGCACCATTGCTTGTTGGGTACATGAACATATGTATTTCCCATGGAGGTCTACCTTCTGGAAGCTTATCCATGGCTACCTCCGACAAATATTCGCCGAAATGCTTGTCGTAGTCACTTAATGAAAGCTCGGCAGGGAAGGTTGGGATGACGACGTGGTTTTCGATTGTTGGCTCGACGTGCTTCCATCGTTGTACCCCTTTCTTGTCTGCAACAATCATAGAGGATATACGAGGGTTGATGGGTATCATCCCTTCTCGGATTTGATGAATCATTTCAGATTTGGTGAAGGGGATATCAAGTTCTAAGACCAAGATTGAGGTTAAGGATAGGATAGGGCTGCTGAAGGACTGTGAAATTGGGCTTAGTGGAGGGAGGCCATGGATGTCTTTTGTTGCAAGACCTTGCAATTGCTGCTTTGAAGCCATTGTCGTTGATGGTTTGTGATTCTCTTTAGCCGCCTTCATCCATACTACCAGCTGCATTTAAATATAGGTGGCAGCTTAATTGGAGACGGGTTCAGGGTATTGGGGCGGTCGGGTCAGCTTGAACTTTTTTGTCAGGGTTCTAATCAACCAACAAATTTATGATTTCCCATATACTGGCAGGCGTGTGCGACTTCAATGTTTTAAAATGGTCGTAGTTGGCTGGACTCACCCTAGCCTCCCTAATTCGGCTAAACTCACAATAAGAGTCGGACTAGAAATTCATATTTCGCCTTCCATCTATGTCATGCATGATACTAAAGGCTGAGGTGAACAAGGAATTatatctagggatgtaaatgaatcggattcggctcggatagtgctatattcacatctgtttagctttcgaacggattcggatagtgctaaacagatatggaaacggatttcgactatttatttacacccctaattatATCATGGATATCTACTATCAAATggtttttaatttcaatttcaactaTTCCTGTTGAATTCTCATATGATATCTCAAAAACTAAGATGTTCCATACGTATTTCTACTCCCAAGGGTGggtgtagacaccacattttgacaccttggaagtgtatcttggcaatgatggtcaaggacgtaactcgtgtggtgactgaatggtaagaattaccaaattacccctacctcattttttgtaaccaaattatcccaaatagagcctaaacccctaGCGTAGCCTTATTTGACCATTTTAAGTCCCATTTGAAGTTTTACCCAAATTCGGCACCTTTTataaaaatgaccgttttgcccctggcatgggTCTTGGTATCCAGACCACCCAATTTAGTccgaaacactttggatgacctcatttggtcatattaagctttcacgtaaagtttcggccaaatcggataactttataaaaaatcaccattttgcccctggcaaGGTTCTTAGTATGCGGACCACCCGATTCAGTccgaaacactttggatgacctcatttggtcatattatgcTTGCACGTAAAATTTCGTGTAAttccggtatcatttggaccttgatcggcgTGAAACACCATTTAAATACTTTTATTGGTATCCGTGCCATTTTT
The sequence above is a segment of the Telopea speciosissima isolate NSW1024214 ecotype Mountain lineage chromosome 7, Tspe_v1, whole genome shotgun sequence genome. Coding sequences within it:
- the LOC122667483 gene encoding wax ester synthase/diacylglycerol acyltransferase 4-like; the encoded protein is MQLVVWMKAAKENHKPSTTMASKQQLQGLATKDIHGLPPLSPISQSFSSPILSLTSILVLELDIPFTKSEMIHQIREGMIPINPRISSMIVADKKGVQRWKHVEPTIENHVVIPTFPAELSLSDYDKHFGEYLSEVAMDKLPEGRPPWEIHMFMYPTSNGAQTLIFKLSHALGDGYSIMSAVFSWCKRVDDPSLPIIFPSLSGKSPEGGRSISSRWYRSVSRVMSKCLNTVSDSVVSLLQGTVLEDSKTAIRSGTLRVELQPVEFSSVTFPLEHIRRVKSKVGATVNDVVIGLISYTIQLYTKRMTQQNPCGARVNALVILNMRMLRGYKRIEDMLKSNNVWGNHCSFLNIPIPSFSYSENLCPLNFIVKAKTQIKRKRNSAAIYVSGKILNLIKSVFGREAGTRFIHSTLKNTSIGISNLIGPTQKISLSDHPINGMYFSVVGAPQSVFFTIVSYMGELRVVMRTEKGFIDANMLVSCMKDAYEKIFEAACGKESTNCII